In one window of Macadamia integrifolia cultivar HAES 741 chromosome 2, SCU_Mint_v3, whole genome shotgun sequence DNA:
- the LOC122066282 gene encoding K(+) efflux antiporter 4 isoform X3 produces MRRSNSSDFLLFFVSLLCFASFPSLSQSLIDTDLDLSVDSNATDSNASLARSREDSFAGMIDRALEKEFPENEQAAGDTDAGSFNNSVAEQQAVLETVARVKPKKNETKEEKSFQLHDVFNLDNENRAEDMPTLIDRKDNVFIISNPKSKYPVLQLDLRLISDLVVVIVSATCGGIAFACAGQPVITGYLLAGSLIGPGGLSFVSELVQVETVAQFGVIFLLFALGLEFSVSKLRVVRAVAVLGGLLQIFLFMCLCGITASLCGGKPSEGVFVGVLLSMSSTAVVLKFLMERNSINALHGQVTIGILILQDCAVGLLFALLPVLGGTSGILQGVMSMTKSLFLLITFLAILSILSRTCLPWFLKLMISLSSQTNELYQLASVAFCLLVAWCSDKLGLSLELGSFAAGVMISTTDLAQHTLEQVEPIRNFFAALFLASIGMLIHVHFLWNHVDILLASVILVIVIKTFVIAVVVKGFGYGNKTSLLVGMSLAQIGEFAFVLLSRASNLHLVEGKLYLLLLGTTALSLVTTPLLFKLIPAVVHLGVLLRWFSSDSSSQSEVAKSSKEVD; encoded by the exons ATGAGGAGGAGTAACTCCTCTGACTTCCTCTTGTTCTTCGTATCTCTCCTTTGCTttgcttcttttccttctctttcccaaTCTCTCATCGACACTGACTTGGATTTGTCTGTAGACTCCAATGCCACTGATTCTAATGCCTCACTTGCGAGATCCAGAGAAGATAGCTTTGCTGGTATGATCGATCGAGCattggagaaggaattcccgGAAAATGAACAGGCTGCTGGAG ACACTGATGCTGGCAGCTTTAACAACAGTGTTGCCGAACAACAG GCGGTTCTGGAAACCGTTGCTAGAGTCAAgcccaagaaaaatgaaaccaaGGAAGAGAA GTCATTTCAACTTCATGATGTTTTTAATTTGGACAACGAGAATCGAGCAGAAGATATGCCAACCTTAATAGATAGAAAG GACAACGTGTTTATTATTTctaatcccaaatcaaaatatCCTGTGCTGCAATTGGATTTAAG ATTGATATCAGATCTTGTAGTTGTTATTGTATCTGCAACCTGTGGTGGCATTGCTTTTGCATGTGCTGGGCAGCCA GTTATTACTGGATATTTGCTGGCGGGATCTCTTATTGGACCGGGCGGGTTAAGTTTTGTCAGTGAATTGGTGCAA GTTGAAACGGTAGCTCAGTTTGGGgtgattttccttctttttgcaTTGGGACTGGAGTTTTCTGTATCAAAG CTTCGAGTTGTTCGAGCCGTTGCTGTTCTAGGAGGCCTGCTCCAAATTTTCCTATTTATGTGCTTGTGTGGTATAACTGCCTCG TTATGTGGTGGTAAACCTTCCGAGGGGGTGTTTGTTGGTGTATTGTTATCAATGTCTTCAACAGCAGTG gttttgaaatttttgatggAAAGAAATAGTATCAATGCCCTTCATGGTCAAGTCACAATAGGCATCCTCATTCTGCAG GATTGTGCTGTGGGTCTGCTATTTGCGTTGCTTCCAGTTTTGGGTGGTACTTCTGGGATTCTTCAAGGAGTAATGTCCATGACTAAGTc GTTGTTTCTCTTGATTACATTTCTGGCAATCTTGTCGATATTATCTCGTACTTGTCTACCCTGGTTTCTTAAGCTGATGATAAGCCTATCATCGCAG ACAAATGAACTCTATCAATTGGCTTCAGTTGCATTTTGTTTACTGGTTGCTTGG TGCAGTGACAAACTTGGTCTAAGTCTTGAACTCGGTTCCTTTGCTGCTGGTGTGATGATATCAACAACTGATCTTGCACAGCATACACTTGAACAA GTTGAACCAATTCGCAACTTCTTTGCTGCCCTTTTCCTTGCCAGCATTGGAATGCTGATTCATGTCCATTTCCTTTGGAACCATGTGGATATTTTACTGGCATCTGTTATATTGGTGATCGTAATAAAAACATTTGTGATTGCAGTGGTTGTCAAGGGATTTGGCTATGGCAACAAGACCTCACTCCTC GTTGGCATGTCTCTGGCTCAGATTGGGGAATTCGCTTTTGTTCTTCTTAGTCGTGCTTCTAATCTTCATTTGGTGGag GGTAAGCTATATCTGCTGCTGCTTGGTACAACAGCTCTTAGTCTG
- the LOC122066282 gene encoding K(+) efflux antiporter 4 isoform X2, translating into MRRSNSSDFLLFFVSLLCFASFPSLSQSLIDTDLDLSVDSNATDSNASLARSREDSFAGMIDRALEKEFPENEQAAGDTDAGSFNNSVAEQQAVLETVARVKPKKNETKEEKSFQLHDVFNLDNENRAEDMPTLIDRKDNVFIISNPKSKYPVLQLDLRLISDLVVVIVSATCGGIAFACAGQPVITGYLLAGSLIGPGGLSFVSELVQVETVAQFGVIFLLFALGLEFSVSKLRVVRAVAVLGGLLQIFLFMCLCGITASLCGGKPSEGVFVGVLLSMSSTAVVLKFLMERNSINALHGQVTIGILILQDCAVGLLFALLPVLGGTSGILQGVMSMTKSLFLLITFLAILSILSRTCLPWFLKLMISLSSQTNELYQLASVAFCLLVAWCSDKLGLSLELGSFAAGVMISTTDLAQHTLEQVEPIRNFFAALFLASIGMLIHVHFLWNHVDILLASVILVIVIKTFVIAVVVKGFGYGNKTSLLVGMSLAQIGEFAFVLLSRASNLHLVEGKLYLLLLGTTALSLVTTPLLFKLIPAVVHLGVLLRWFSSDSSSQSEKALSDVCYTSNKVFK; encoded by the exons ATGAGGAGGAGTAACTCCTCTGACTTCCTCTTGTTCTTCGTATCTCTCCTTTGCTttgcttcttttccttctctttcccaaTCTCTCATCGACACTGACTTGGATTTGTCTGTAGACTCCAATGCCACTGATTCTAATGCCTCACTTGCGAGATCCAGAGAAGATAGCTTTGCTGGTATGATCGATCGAGCattggagaaggaattcccgGAAAATGAACAGGCTGCTGGAG ACACTGATGCTGGCAGCTTTAACAACAGTGTTGCCGAACAACAG GCGGTTCTGGAAACCGTTGCTAGAGTCAAgcccaagaaaaatgaaaccaaGGAAGAGAA GTCATTTCAACTTCATGATGTTTTTAATTTGGACAACGAGAATCGAGCAGAAGATATGCCAACCTTAATAGATAGAAAG GACAACGTGTTTATTATTTctaatcccaaatcaaaatatCCTGTGCTGCAATTGGATTTAAG ATTGATATCAGATCTTGTAGTTGTTATTGTATCTGCAACCTGTGGTGGCATTGCTTTTGCATGTGCTGGGCAGCCA GTTATTACTGGATATTTGCTGGCGGGATCTCTTATTGGACCGGGCGGGTTAAGTTTTGTCAGTGAATTGGTGCAA GTTGAAACGGTAGCTCAGTTTGGGgtgattttccttctttttgcaTTGGGACTGGAGTTTTCTGTATCAAAG CTTCGAGTTGTTCGAGCCGTTGCTGTTCTAGGAGGCCTGCTCCAAATTTTCCTATTTATGTGCTTGTGTGGTATAACTGCCTCG TTATGTGGTGGTAAACCTTCCGAGGGGGTGTTTGTTGGTGTATTGTTATCAATGTCTTCAACAGCAGTG gttttgaaatttttgatggAAAGAAATAGTATCAATGCCCTTCATGGTCAAGTCACAATAGGCATCCTCATTCTGCAG GATTGTGCTGTGGGTCTGCTATTTGCGTTGCTTCCAGTTTTGGGTGGTACTTCTGGGATTCTTCAAGGAGTAATGTCCATGACTAAGTc GTTGTTTCTCTTGATTACATTTCTGGCAATCTTGTCGATATTATCTCGTACTTGTCTACCCTGGTTTCTTAAGCTGATGATAAGCCTATCATCGCAG ACAAATGAACTCTATCAATTGGCTTCAGTTGCATTTTGTTTACTGGTTGCTTGG TGCAGTGACAAACTTGGTCTAAGTCTTGAACTCGGTTCCTTTGCTGCTGGTGTGATGATATCAACAACTGATCTTGCACAGCATACACTTGAACAA GTTGAACCAATTCGCAACTTCTTTGCTGCCCTTTTCCTTGCCAGCATTGGAATGCTGATTCATGTCCATTTCCTTTGGAACCATGTGGATATTTTACTGGCATCTGTTATATTGGTGATCGTAATAAAAACATTTGTGATTGCAGTGGTTGTCAAGGGATTTGGCTATGGCAACAAGACCTCACTCCTC GTTGGCATGTCTCTGGCTCAGATTGGGGAATTCGCTTTTGTTCTTCTTAGTCGTGCTTCTAATCTTCATTTGGTGGag GGTAAGCTATATCTGCTGCTGCTTGGTACAACAGCTCTTAGTCTG
- the LOC122066282 gene encoding K(+) efflux antiporter 4 isoform X1 produces MRRSNSSDFLLFFVSLLCFASFPSLSQSLIDTDLDLSVDSNATDSNASLARSREDSFAGMIDRALEKEFPENEQAAGDTDAGSFNNSVAEQQAVLETVARVKPKKNETKEEKSFQLHDVFNLDNENRAEDMPTLIDRKDNVFIISNPKSKYPVLQLDLRLISDLVVVIVSATCGGIAFACAGQPVITGYLLAGSLIGPGGLSFVSELVQVETVAQFGVIFLLFALGLEFSVSKLRVVRAVAVLGGLLQIFLFMCLCGITASLCGGKPSEGVFVGVLLSMSSTAVVLKFLMERNSINALHGQVTIGILILQDCAVGLLFALLPVLGGTSGILQGVMSMTKSLFLLITFLAILSILSRTCLPWFLKLMISLSSQTNELYQLASVAFCLLVAWCSDKLGLSLELGSFAAGVMISTTDLAQHTLEQVEPIRNFFAALFLASIGMLIHVHFLWNHVDILLASVILVIVIKTFVIAVVVKGFGYGNKTSLLVGMSLAQIGEFAFVLLSRASNLHLVEGKLYLLLLGTTALSLVTTPLLFKLIPAVVHLGVLLRWFSSDSSSQSEIGFKGESLRAENAKRISLMVQGSHDS; encoded by the exons ATGAGGAGGAGTAACTCCTCTGACTTCCTCTTGTTCTTCGTATCTCTCCTTTGCTttgcttcttttccttctctttcccaaTCTCTCATCGACACTGACTTGGATTTGTCTGTAGACTCCAATGCCACTGATTCTAATGCCTCACTTGCGAGATCCAGAGAAGATAGCTTTGCTGGTATGATCGATCGAGCattggagaaggaattcccgGAAAATGAACAGGCTGCTGGAG ACACTGATGCTGGCAGCTTTAACAACAGTGTTGCCGAACAACAG GCGGTTCTGGAAACCGTTGCTAGAGTCAAgcccaagaaaaatgaaaccaaGGAAGAGAA GTCATTTCAACTTCATGATGTTTTTAATTTGGACAACGAGAATCGAGCAGAAGATATGCCAACCTTAATAGATAGAAAG GACAACGTGTTTATTATTTctaatcccaaatcaaaatatCCTGTGCTGCAATTGGATTTAAG ATTGATATCAGATCTTGTAGTTGTTATTGTATCTGCAACCTGTGGTGGCATTGCTTTTGCATGTGCTGGGCAGCCA GTTATTACTGGATATTTGCTGGCGGGATCTCTTATTGGACCGGGCGGGTTAAGTTTTGTCAGTGAATTGGTGCAA GTTGAAACGGTAGCTCAGTTTGGGgtgattttccttctttttgcaTTGGGACTGGAGTTTTCTGTATCAAAG CTTCGAGTTGTTCGAGCCGTTGCTGTTCTAGGAGGCCTGCTCCAAATTTTCCTATTTATGTGCTTGTGTGGTATAACTGCCTCG TTATGTGGTGGTAAACCTTCCGAGGGGGTGTTTGTTGGTGTATTGTTATCAATGTCTTCAACAGCAGTG gttttgaaatttttgatggAAAGAAATAGTATCAATGCCCTTCATGGTCAAGTCACAATAGGCATCCTCATTCTGCAG GATTGTGCTGTGGGTCTGCTATTTGCGTTGCTTCCAGTTTTGGGTGGTACTTCTGGGATTCTTCAAGGAGTAATGTCCATGACTAAGTc GTTGTTTCTCTTGATTACATTTCTGGCAATCTTGTCGATATTATCTCGTACTTGTCTACCCTGGTTTCTTAAGCTGATGATAAGCCTATCATCGCAG ACAAATGAACTCTATCAATTGGCTTCAGTTGCATTTTGTTTACTGGTTGCTTGG TGCAGTGACAAACTTGGTCTAAGTCTTGAACTCGGTTCCTTTGCTGCTGGTGTGATGATATCAACAACTGATCTTGCACAGCATACACTTGAACAA GTTGAACCAATTCGCAACTTCTTTGCTGCCCTTTTCCTTGCCAGCATTGGAATGCTGATTCATGTCCATTTCCTTTGGAACCATGTGGATATTTTACTGGCATCTGTTATATTGGTGATCGTAATAAAAACATTTGTGATTGCAGTGGTTGTCAAGGGATTTGGCTATGGCAACAAGACCTCACTCCTC GTTGGCATGTCTCTGGCTCAGATTGGGGAATTCGCTTTTGTTCTTCTTAGTCGTGCTTCTAATCTTCATTTGGTGGag GGTAAGCTATATCTGCTGCTGCTTGGTACAACAGCTCTTAGTCTG